From a region of the Vidua macroura isolate BioBank_ID:100142 chromosome 25, ASM2450914v1, whole genome shotgun sequence genome:
- the KDF1 gene encoding keratinocyte differentiation factor 1: MLGRRSRLPPELSGAQQQEQPCQEAVPLRARAARDPDVSLEVFSGSTPEIKASRSRAQQMRDRKGRKAELKDPNGREAETITFISGTAEASPNQSFCCSSLSQAWNTYKAVFCCIVTCGGCFQDCSVCIPYPGPAETSTDDGKNGDYNGRLPNSPTNTSPAEKNGNQIKKSSMGSSFSYPDVKLKGIPVYPNRNTNHHLESDSCCKELLEKPFRNSIEKPPLPSSHRSSEEYYSFHESDVDISELNGSMSSRQIDVLIFKKLTELFSVHQIDELAKCTSDTVFLEKTNKISDLINSITQDYNLDEQDAECRLVRGIIRISTRKSRVRPHISIPASQSHEEKSGRGNAPDSGNETMLESMVISQDELAVQISEETPADVMARNMRQHSSAGSPASRDSSFQDTETDSSGAPLLQVYC, from the exons gcaggagcagccctgccaggaggCCGTGCCCCTGCGGGCACGGGCAGCCAGGGACCCAGATGTCAGCCTGGAGGTGTTCAGTGGCTCCACGCCCGAGATCAAAGCCAGCCGCAGCCGAGCCCAGCAGATGCGGGACAGGAAAGGGCGCAAGGCCGAGCTCAAAGACCCCAACGGCCGGGAGGCAGAGACCATCACCTTCATCTCTGGGACAGCAGAGGCTTCCCCAAACCAgagcttctgctgctcctccctgtcTCAGGCCTGGAACACATACAAGGCAGTTTTCTGTTGCATAGTGACGTGTGGGGGCTGCTTCCAGGACTGCAGTGTCTGCATTCCCTATCCGGGGCCTGCTGAGACCTCCACAGATGATGGGAAGAACGGAGACTACAATGGGCGGCTGCCAAACAGCCCCACCAACACCTCTCCTGCTGAGAAGAACGGGAACCAGATCAAAAAGTCCAGCATGGGCAGCAGTTTCAGTTACCCAGACGTGAAGCTGAAGGGCATCCCTGTCTATCCAAACAGGAACACCAACCACCACCTGGAATCTGATTCCtgctgcaaggagctgctggagaagcccTTCAGGAACAGCATAGAAAAGCCGCCGCTGCCCAGCAGCCACCGGAGCTCGGAGGAGTACTATTCCTTCCACGAGTCCGACGTGGACATCAGTGAGCTGAACGGCTCCATGTCCAGCAGGCAGATCGACGTCCTGATCTTCAAGAAGCTCACGGAGCTGTTCAGCGTCCACCAGATCGACGAGCTGGCCAAGTGCACCTCGGACACCGTCTTCCTGGAGAAGACCAACAAGATCTCGGACCTCATCAACAGCATAACTCAGGACTACAACCTGGACGAGCAGGATGCCGAGTGCCGGCTGGTCCGAGGCATCATCCGCATCAGCACCCGCAAAAGCCGGGTCCGGCCCCACATCTCCATCCCGGCCAGCCAGAGCCATGAGGAGAAGTCTGGCCGGGGCAACGCGCCGGACAGCGGGAACGAGACAATGCTGGAATCCATGGTCATCAGCCAGGACG AGCTGGCCGTGCAGATATCGGAGGAGACCCCGGCGGATGTGATGGCCAGGAAcatgaggcagcacagcagcgCAG GCTCTCCAGCCAGCAGAGATTCCTCTTTCCAGGACACAGAGACTGACTCGTCCGGGGCACCTCTCCTCCAGGTGTACTGTTAA